Genomic DNA from Aquipuribacter hungaricus:
GGCCCGTCGAGCGCCCGTCGGTCGTCCTGCTCGACGTGCGCATGCCCGGCATCGGCGGGGTGGAGACGGCCAAGCGCCTGCTCACCCGCCACCCCGAGGCCAACGTCCTCATGACGACCATGGCCGAGGACGCCGACGGGCTGGCGCGCGCCATCGCCGCCGGGGCCCGTGGCTACGTGGTCAAGGACGCCAGCCCCGAGGAGCTGTCCATCGCCCTGGCCGCGGCCCTCAGCGAGGCCGCCCGCCGTCAGGTCCCCGCCCAGTCCCGAGGTCCCAAGGGTGCCGCGGTGGCGCTCACCGAGCGGGAGGTGCAGGTCCTGGACGGCATGTCCCGCGGCTGCAGCAACGCCGCCATCGGCCGCGAGCTGTTCCTGTCCGAGGACACGATCAAGACCCACGCCCGCCGCCTGTTCCGCAAGCTCGAGGCCGCGGACCGCGCGCAGGCCGTCGCGACCGGCTTCCGGCTCGGCCTGGTGCGCTGAGGCCGTCCGCGCGGCCCTGCACCTGGAGGACCGCCTGACGGCTGCGCCTGCCCCCTGTCCCCCGTCCCGGGGCGGTCTGCGGGCGCGCGGGTCCCGCGCCCCGGCGGAGGTAGTCTCCCCCCGCCCCTGCGTGGGGGGCGCACCTTCGGGGAACGGAGCCGGCATGCCCCGCCGCCGCTGCGCCGTCCGGGGCACCCTCCTGCCCCGGCCCGCCGTCCGGCTGTGCGCTCCGTCGTCCCGCGCCACGCGCTGTAACGGAACCGCTGGGTCGGCCGATGTCTGACTCGGACTCCCACGACCGGCCGGACGTGGTCGACGGGCGAGGGCTGTGGTCGCAGCTCGTCATCCGTGCGGTGGCGGGGGAGCCCGACGCGATCGAGACCCTCATCGCCGGCGTGCGCGAGCGCGTGCACCGGTACTGCAGGGCGCGCTTGCGTGGCTACCCCGGGGCCGAGACGGTCGCGGACGACGTCGCTCAGGAGGTGTGTGTCGCCGTGCTCACCGCGCTGCCCACCTACCAGGACACGGGGCGGCCGTTCGAGGCGTTCGTCTTCCGGGTGGCCGGCTTCAAGGTCGCGGACGCGCAGCGGCACGCCCTGGGCCGCGAGCAGGCCGTCGACGACGTCCCCGACGCCCCGAGCACGACGCTGGCCGACAGCCCCGAGGACAGCGCGGTGGTGCGGTCGCAGGCCGACCACGTCACCCGGCTCATGGAGCGCCTGCCCGGTGCCCAGCGCGAGGTGCTCGTCATGCGGGTCGCGGTGGGCATGAGCACCGAGGAGACCGCCACGGCCCTGGGGATGACGACCGGGGCGGTCCGCGTCACGCAGCACCGGGCACTCGCCCGCCTGCGGGCGCTGGTCGGCACGAGCCTGGACGGTGACGCGTGAGCGCCGGCCTGCCCGGTGACGGCGTCCCGGGCGGCGGCCTGCCCTCCGACGACGGCTCGCTCGACGCCGTGCGCGCGACGGACGACCTGCTCGACCTGCTCGCCGCCCGCGAACCGCTGCCCGAGGGTGCCGACGAGCTCCTCGGGATGCTCGAGGACTGGGCCCGCGTCGTGGACGCCGAGGCCGCCGCCGCGACCGCCACGCTGTCCGGTGCCGACGCCGTGGGTGCCGGGCTGGGGGCGGACCTGTCGGACGCGCTCGTCGGCTCCGACGTCCGGCCGGTCCGACGGCCGCGGCCGGTGCAGCCGGAGACGCGGCGCCGCACACCGTGGTGGGCGCTGTCGTCCGCGGCGGCCGCGGTCATCGCCGTGCTCGCCGTCGGGCTGGGGGCCCAGGACGTCACGCCGCGCGTCCCGGGCGGGGGCACCGTGGCGGAGTCGGTGCAGTCCATCGAGGCGACGCTCGTGGCGGCCCAGCGGGCCGCCGAGGCAGGGGACGTCGT
This window encodes:
- a CDS encoding response regulator, yielding MATVLVVDDTPIVREQLRRAVAGLPGITRVVGAASGEEALSRWPVERPSVVLLDVRMPGIGGVETAKRLLTRHPEANVLMTTMAEDADGLARAIAAGARGYVVKDASPEELSIALAAALSEAARRQVPAQSRGPKGAAVALTEREVQVLDGMSRGCSNAAIGRELFLSEDTIKTHARRLFRKLEAADRAQAVATGFRLGLVR
- the shbA gene encoding RNA polymerase sigma factor ShbA, whose translation is MSDSDSHDRPDVVDGRGLWSQLVIRAVAGEPDAIETLIAGVRERVHRYCRARLRGYPGAETVADDVAQEVCVAVLTALPTYQDTGRPFEAFVFRVAGFKVADAQRHALGREQAVDDVPDAPSTTLADSPEDSAVVRSQADHVTRLMERLPGAQREVLVMRVAVGMSTEETATALGMTTGAVRVTQHRALARLRALVGTSLDGDA